CGGTCAGCCAGCACCACCATGATTCCCACATTTGAATTTTGAGCCCTTCTCACTTTCAGTGCTTTCAGGAGAGAGCGTGGAGGAGAACGCCAACGTGGTGGTGCGGCTGCTCATCCGTCGCCCCGAGTGCTTCGGCCCGGCCCTGAGAGGAGAGGGCGGCAATGGCCTCCTGGCAGCTATGGAGGAGGCCATCAAGATCTCCGAGGACCCAGCAAGAGACGGTCCAACGGTTAAAAAAGACAGACGGTTCATGTGTGTGTTCAGAGGCTCTTCCATCGTACTGTTCTGCTTGATTTGGTTCTGTAGAGCAggagtgttaaactcaatcgcacaagaggacctaaatccaaaacacagcttacgaacaggatcaacattttttgaacactttaaaa
This region of Oryzias melastigma strain HK-1 unplaced genomic scaffold, ASM292280v2 sc04744, whole genome shotgun sequence genomic DNA includes:
- the LOC112140637 gene encoding ryanodine receptor 1-like; this encodes MQVVTYLAGCGLQMCPMLLSKGYPDIGWNPCGGERYLDFLRFAVFVNGESVEENANVVVRLLIRRPECFGPALRGEGGNGLLAAMEEAIKISEDPARDGPTVKKDRRFMCVFRGSSI